From the Desulfovibrio sp. JY genome, one window contains:
- a CDS encoding tRNA (cytidine(34)-2'-O)-methyltransferase, which produces MIEVVLYEPEIPQNTGSVARLCAATKTPLHLIKPLGFSLEDRYLKRAGLDYWPHVNLTVWDRFDDYLAARPNNRLVATTAGNRGHMAAPYHTLTYTADDSLVFGTESRGLPESLLDAAPVRLRIPIWGQVRSLNLANAASIVLYEALRCVGELDGK; this is translated from the coding sequence GAAGTCGTTCTCTACGAGCCGGAAATCCCCCAGAATACCGGCAGCGTGGCCAGACTTTGCGCCGCGACCAAAACGCCCCTGCACCTCATCAAACCGCTGGGATTCTCTCTCGAGGACCGCTACCTCAAGCGCGCCGGCCTCGACTACTGGCCCCACGTCAACCTTACCGTGTGGGACCGCTTCGACGACTACCTGGCCGCCAGGCCTAACAATCGCCTCGTCGCCACCACCGCCGGCAACCGGGGGCACATGGCGGCTCCCTACCACACCCTGACCTACACCGCGGACGATTCCCTCGTCTTCGGCACCGAAAGCCGGGGATTGCCCGAATCGCTTCTCGACGCCGCCCCCGTGCGCCTGCGTATCCCCATCTGGGGCCAGGTGCGCAGCCTCAACCTCGCCAATGCCGCCTCGATCGTGCTCTACGAGGCGCTTCGTTGTGTTGGCGAGCTGGATGGCAAATAG